Genomic DNA from Sutcliffiella horikoshii:
CACCACAGCAACTCTATCACACATCAGTTCCATTTCACTTAAGAGATGGCTTGAGACTAGCACGGAGGCTCCTTTATTCACAAGAGCTCGCAAAAATGTACGGAGCTCCTTTATTCCTTCGGGATCTAAACCATTCGTTGGCTCATCTAAAATTAATAAAACTGGATTATTTAGAAGAGCTTGTGCTATACCAAGGCGTTGTTTCATTCCTAAAGAATAGTTTTTAACCTTTTTATTTGCAGCCTCTAGTAGATTAACGTCTTTTAGAAGTTGAGTAATTGTTTGTTTATCGACTGATTCTCTACTCATAGTAGAAAAATAAATTAAGTTTTCATAACCGGTCATAAAATCATACAGAACAGGATTTTCAACTATTACTCCAACATGACTCATTGCATTTTCGAATGATGAACCTATTTCGTATCCATTAATAGACACTTCCCCAGAGTCTTTGCTTATTAGTCCCACTAGTATGCGAATAAGAGTGGTTTTACCAGCTCCGTTAGGTCCTAATAAACCCATAATTTCTCCTTTATTAATAGATAAGGATAAATCATTTATTATTTTTTTTCCTTGTACTGTCTTAGACACATTCTTAACTTCTAAAATTTTTTGTTGTTTCATATACTTTCCCCATATT
This window encodes:
- a CDS encoding ABC transporter ATP-binding protein, encoding MKQQKILEVKNVSKTVQGKKIINDLSLSINKGEIMGLLGPNGAGKTTLIRILVGLISKDSGEVSINGYEIGSSFENAMSHVGVIVENPVLYDFMTGYENLIYFSTMSRESVDKQTITQLLKDVNLLEAANKKVKNYSLGMKQRLGIAQALLNNPVLLILDEPTNGLDPEGIKELRTFLRALVNKGASVLVSSHLLSEMELMCDRVAVVKKGEIKRVLNVSELTEQNKENKLNVTFYLENVKSASKYLSTSKYPIIESIENSNIVLNLYKQEIPKVIHLLSSNAVDIFEVNIHDKKLETKYMEIINQ